The following are encoded together in the Streptomyces sp. NBC_00341 genome:
- a CDS encoding TetR/AcrR family transcriptional regulator produces MGAAVALLDERGERGLTFRLLAKELDTGPGALYWHVANKDELVALAADQVLGQVFAAVPCAEEDAAVGLRALAVAVFDALDRHAWAASHVTAPAALANALRLLDRIGSLVMRVGVPAERHFAVATAISYYITGVSAQIVAPGITADAAVGREAFLARTAEGWEGLDPDDYPFLARTAANLRDHDDRDQFIAGLDLLLNGLNATAEAPSA; encoded by the coding sequence GTGGGTGCAGCCGTCGCGCTGTTGGACGAGCGTGGTGAGCGAGGGCTCACGTTCCGGCTGCTGGCCAAGGAGCTCGACACCGGGCCTGGCGCGCTGTATTGGCACGTAGCGAACAAGGACGAGCTTGTCGCCCTGGCCGCCGATCAGGTCCTCGGTCAGGTTTTTGCCGCGGTCCCGTGCGCCGAGGAGGATGCAGCCGTAGGGCTGCGCGCGCTGGCGGTCGCCGTCTTCGACGCCCTTGACCGGCATGCGTGGGCGGCGTCGCACGTCACGGCACCGGCCGCGCTGGCGAACGCCCTGCGCCTGCTCGACCGCATCGGCAGCCTGGTCATGCGGGTCGGGGTGCCGGCCGAACGGCACTTCGCGGTCGCCACCGCGATCTCGTACTACATCACCGGCGTGAGCGCCCAGATCGTCGCCCCCGGCATCACCGCCGATGCGGCCGTCGGCCGGGAGGCCTTCCTCGCCCGGACTGCCGAAGGCTGGGAGGGGCTCGATCCCGACGACTACCCCTTCCTGGCGCGCACCGCCGCCAACCTGCGCGACCACGACGACCGCGACCAGTTCATCGCCGGACTCGACCTTCTCCTGAACGGCCTGAACGCCACGGCGGAGGCGCCG